In a single window of the Anguilla rostrata isolate EN2019 chromosome 4, ASM1855537v3, whole genome shotgun sequence genome:
- the ctbs gene encoding di-N-acetylchitobiase produces MQVFWLCFMFLTLVSCNVQCPCETAELCKQITDEKDFEVYVFDVGNKAWKSYDWSKVTTVAAFGKYDPELMCYAHSKGARLVLKGDVPLSEIVDPAKRAAWIAEKVDLAKKQFMDGINIDIEQEVAESSPEYYALTALVKESTEAFHRDIPGSQVSFDVAWSGKCIDKRCYDYATIAESCDLLFVMSYDEQSQIWGDCIAMANAPVNQTLTAYTDYIMMKINPKKLVMGVPWYGYDYPCLNFSQEGVCAISKVPFRGAPCSDAAGRQVPYSTMMKQINSSMSGRMWDEVQAAPYYNYKNKEGQVHQVWYDDPASISLKAAYVSTLGLRGIGMWNGNLLDYSNNPVAQQQTKDMWNALKPNHEKER; encoded by the exons ATGCAAGTATTCtggttatgttttatgtttttgacaCTGGTCTCCTGTAATGTGCAGTGCCCGTGTGAAACTGCGGAGCTCTGCAAACAAATCACCGATGAAAAGGATTTTGAG GTATACGTGTTTGATGTTGGAAACAAGGCATGGAAGTCCTATGACTGGAGTAAGGTAACTACAGTAGCTGCGTTTGGAAAATATGATCCAGAGCTCATGTGTTACGCTCATTCCAAGGGCGCACGGCTAGTCCTGAAAG GTGATGTACCGCTTTCTGAAATTGTGGACCCTGCTAAGAGGGCTGCGTGGATTGCAGAGAAAGTGGACTTGGCCAAGAAGCAGTTTATGGATGGGATCAATATTGACATTGAGCAAGAGGTGGCGGAGTCCTCACCTGAGTACTATGCTTTGACTGCCCTTGTCAAAGAATCCACCGAGGCTTTTCACAGAGATATTCCAGGGTCACAG GTGTCATTTGATGTGGCATGGTCCGGAAAATGTATTGACAAACGTTGTTATGACTATGCTACCATCGCAGAATCATGTGATCTgctctttgtgatgtcatatgaTGAGCAGAGTCAGATATGGGGTGACTGCATTGCTATGGCAAATGCGCCTGTTAACCAGACTTTAACTG CATATACTGATTACATAATGATGAAGATAAACCCCAAAAAACTTGTGATGGGAGTGCCATGGTATGGTTATGACTACCCATGTCTTAATTTTTCACAG gagggtgtgtgtgccatCTCTAAAGTTCCCTTCCGTGGAGCTCCTTGCAGCGATGCAGCTGGACGACAGGTGCCCTACAGTACCATGATGAAACAGATCAACAGCTCCATGTCTGGCAGAATGTGGGATGAGGTGCAGGCTGCCCCTTACTACAATTACAAG AACAAAGAGGGGCAAGTCCACCAGGTGTGGTATGATGACCCAGCGAGCATTTCTCTGAAGGCAGCCTACGTCAGCACACTGGGCCTTCGGGGGATTGGCATGTGGAATGGCAATCTCCTGGACTACAGTAACAACCCTGTTGCCCAGCAGCAGACTAAAGACATGTGGAATGCCCTTAAACCAAACCATGAGAAAGAGCGCTGA